GAGGCGTCGTCGTAATCGGCATTCCACGCGTAGCGCACCACGTCGAAATTACCGGTGTGTTTACTATCCAGCATAGTTTTCCACTCCTGGTTCTGGAGCTTCACTACCACGCCGAGATTTTTCTGCCACATGGAGCTTGCCGCGATGGCGATGCGCTGGTGCGATTCCAAAGTGTTATAGAGCAGATTAAACGTGAGCGGATGCTGAGCGTTGAAGCCTGCCTCTTGCAGCAGTTTTTTCGCCTCGCTGACGCGTTTTTCGAGCGGCCAGCTGGCGTACTCCGGCGGCGCGATTTTCACGCCGCCAATTTCAGGCTGGCTGACCACCCACGCCGGACGCTGCCCCTGCGCCAGCACTTTCTGGGCGATGATGTCTTTGTCGAGCGCCATGTTGAGCGCACGGCGCACGCGCGGATCGTTAAACGGCGGTTTGCTGGTGTTAAATTCGTAGTAATACGTTGCCAGCAGCGGCGAGACATTAACCTGATCGGGCATTGTTTTTTTCAACTGGGCGAACTGATTGAGCGGCACGGTACTGGTGATGTCAATTTCGCCCGCTTTATAGCGATTCAGATCCGCCGTTTCGGCGGCGATGGGCAGATAAGTGACTTTATTAATGACGGTCTCTTTGTCGTTCCAGTAGCGTTTATTACGCTCGGCCACGATCTTTTCATTCACCACCCAGTCGGTGACCTTATACGCCCCGCTGCAGACGAAATGCTCCGGGCGCGCCCATTTATCGCCGAAACGCTCAACGGCGGTTTTATCGATGGGTACCAGCGACGGGTGCGCCAGCATCGACAGGAACGCCGCGGTAGGCTGCGTCAGGGTCACCTGAACGGTATTGTCATCCAGCGCTTTCACGCCCAGCGTGTCGGTCGGCTTTTTGCCGTTGGCGATGTCAGCGGCGTTTTCAATATTCATGTTGCCCGGAAAACTGGCATAAGGAGAGACGGTTTTCGGGTCGACCAGACGCCGCCAGCTCCAGACCACATCTTCCGCCGTAATAGGCTCGCCGTCAGACCAGGTCACGCCTTTGCGCAGATGAAAC
The genomic region above belongs to Cronobacter malonaticus LMG 23826 and contains:
- a CDS encoding ABC transporter substrate-binding protein produces the protein MKVNHKALTFSLIAAVISGACATAYAAQVPAGVELAAKQELVRNNGSEPASLDPHKVESDVEFNIISDVFEGLVAVRKDGSIEPRLAESWENKDNTVWTFHLRKGVTWSDGEPITAEDVVWSWRRLVDPKTVSPYASFPGNMNIENAADIANGKKPTDTLGVKALDDNTVQVTLTQPTAAFLSMLAHPSLVPIDKTAVERFGDKWARPEHFVCSGAYKVTDWVVNEKIVAERNKRYWNDKETVINKVTYLPIAAETADLNRYKAGEIDITSTVPLNQFAQLKKTMPDQVNVSPLLATYYYEFNTSKPPFNDPRVRRALNMALDKDIIAQKVLAQGQRPAWVVSQPEIGGVKIAPPEYASWPLEKRVSEAKKLLQEAGFNAQHPLTFNLLYNTLESHQRIAIAASSMWQKNLGVVVKLQNQEWKTMLDSKHTGNFDVVRYAWNADYDDASTFLNNYRTGDSQNTSRYTNKAYDEALTNASKAADVTERGKYYQQAETILAQDVPAIPVYHYVRTHMVKPWVGGFYSSNLGFYYTKDMYIKKH